In one Dehalococcoidia bacterium genomic region, the following are encoded:
- the ftsZ gene encoding cell division protein FtsZ, whose amino-acid sequence MAKTSFVPNGARIKVFGCGGGGSNAITRMVREEIQGVEFIAVNTDAQALAITESPVRMQIGEKLTRGLGAGGDHNTGQKAAEESRDEIKEMVTGADMVFVTAGMGGGTGTGAAPVIAQISKESGALTIAVVTKPFSFEGTHRMQVAMDGISRLLGKVDTLIIIPNDRLLDLCDPKTGVDTAFKMADDVLRHGVQAISEVITVPGMINLDFADVKAVMKDAGPAWMSIGRGTGKNRAVDAARAALASPLLDVTIEGSKGVLFNVVGGADLTLFEVNEAAEVIKQAVDPDANIIFGVASDSAMGSEVRITLIATGFVNKTEVDTKEDDEFTKKLRNIKTEDELDVPSFLRRWNRPISNRQAIPADKVTRPQMRSYNP is encoded by the coding sequence ATGGCAAAGACGAGTTTTGTCCCCAATGGAGCCAGGATCAAGGTTTTCGGATGCGGCGGCGGCGGCAGCAACGCCATCACCCGCATGGTGCGTGAAGAAATACAGGGCGTAGAGTTCATCGCCGTAAACACCGATGCCCAAGCCCTGGCAATCACCGAATCCCCTGTCAGGATGCAAATAGGCGAGAAGCTGACCCGCGGTTTGGGCGCCGGCGGCGACCATAACACCGGCCAGAAAGCTGCCGAAGAGAGCCGCGATGAAATCAAGGAAATGGTAACCGGCGCCGATATGGTCTTCGTGACTGCCGGCATGGGCGGCGGCACCGGTACCGGCGCGGCCCCGGTTATCGCCCAGATATCCAAGGAATCTGGTGCCCTGACCATTGCCGTGGTCACCAAGCCTTTCTCTTTCGAAGGCACCCATCGCATGCAGGTCGCTATGGACGGCATCAGCCGCCTGCTGGGCAAGGTCGATACTCTCATCATCATCCCCAACGACAGATTACTCGACCTGTGCGACCCCAAGACCGGCGTAGACACCGCCTTCAAGATGGCCGATGACGTGCTGCGCCACGGCGTGCAGGCTATCTCCGAGGTCATTACCGTACCCGGCATGATTAACCTGGACTTCGCGGATGTAAAGGCTGTCATGAAGGATGCCGGCCCCGCCTGGATGTCCATCGGCCGCGGCACCGGCAAGAACCGCGCCGTGGATGCCGCCAGAGCGGCGCTAGCCAGCCCTCTGCTGGATGTGACCATCGAAGGCTCCAAGGGTGTGCTCTTCAACGTGGTCGGCGGCGCCGACCTCACCCTCTTTGAAGTCAACGAAGCCGCTGAGGTTATCAAGCAGGCCGTCGACCCCGACGCCAACATCATCTTCGGCGTGGCGTCCGATTCGGCCATGGGCAGCGAGGTGCGCATCACCCTTATCGCCACCGGTTTCGTCAACAAGACCGAAGTCGATACCAAGGAAGACGACGAGTTCACCAAGAAGCTCAGGAATATCAAGACCGAGGACGAGTTGGATGTGCCTTCCTTCCTGCGCCGCTGGAACCGCCCGATATCCAACCGCCAGGCCATCCCGGCGGACAAGGTAACCCGCCCGCAGATGCGCTCCTACAACCCGTAA